A stretch of DNA from Ranitomeya variabilis isolate aRanVar5 chromosome 1, aRanVar5.hap1, whole genome shotgun sequence:
CGGCTGCATTGAATGTGACCGCAGAGGGGAAAAGGCTTTGGAAAAGTTTCAGATCTACATAAATAGCCAAGTCAATGAAAACATCGATGAATTTGTGACCATCAAGCGGTATGCCAAATCTGCTGAACGAGCAGTGGTGCAATATCTGGAGGACGACGTTCTGATGCTGGGTAATTCTCTCATTACTGTTCACTATATTTTCCTAAATCTCTTAATgtaagatggatggatggatatgacACCGATAATGATTGTATTTATTTCATTACAGATAGCATCGCAATATCAGATATCGCGTCTGAATATAAAAGATGTGTTGATCTGATTGAAGAATCGGACTTTACAGGTAAATTCAACATTTCCATGTACATAAAAACTCAGTTTCTGCTACTAATGCAAAATTGACAATAATGTTTTTTGGGGGCTGAGGTGGAGGGTAAACACTAATGAGTCGCCTGTAATATCTGTCATTATTCCTTCTCTTTGTACATTGTAGGGGCCCAACTCCTTCAGACTGTAGGACTTCATTTCCATCGGCTCTTAGAGAAAGTCCGGAATATTGTGGCGGAATCTTCCATCAGTAAGTGAGATATTTCTTCTTGTGGAGCCAGGCTGTGCCTGGAATAGAAAAGACGTAGCAAACCAATTTCCCAGCTGGATAATTACAATTCAATTATAATACCACCAGAAACATATATCAATAAAATAAAGGAAATGTGGTTGCTAGAAAAAAAAGAATGGCAAACCATTCGGGACACTAGATCAAAACCACATACCCAAATTAGGAGCTCAATAATAGAAATACAGTAAAATAATccaataaaaatgcctttatttgaTTGGCAAACGGTAGCACTAACACAATGTGCCCGTACTTGGTAAGAATAAAGTTACAAAACTACAGCAAGACTGATAATGATAAGAAATATatctgttattgtaaacagttataAGAACAAATGGCGGGCCATAaaaggtacatatatatatatatatatatatatatatatatatatatatatatataatctctcatCTAAGACCATATATAAacaccaaaaatagaaaaaaacatgcTGTGGTGTGCATGCTTAAATAtttattttatgtccaaaaaaacactcaaaaattgCTTCTCGTATATATAGCATAATAAAGAGAGAAGCGTGTAGAAAAACAACAATATATCATTATATATCCAATGTGTGCAACATAGTGCAAAGTGTAACAGAAAAATGAATATATAAAGGGTGCAAGTGACTGATTAAGTGAATAAAGGCCGGGTGAgagacatatgtatatatataaaaactggAACACACACCAAAGGCAAAAGTTCAATGGCGTATGTACCTTTAAGGGCCCGCCGATTCAAGTACAGCGCactccgacgcgcgttttggataaAGGCCAAtcaaataaaggcatttttattggattattttattgtatttgtaTTATTGAGATCCGAATTTGGGTATGCGGTTTTGATCTTGTGCCAGGAATAGAAGCATTTCCCTATACCCCATGCACATATATCTCCCATTACTGATGTATTGGAGGTAATAGGGTACACACAGTGACTTAGTATCCTGATTTTACTGCAGTCCAAGAAGGGAATATGTTTTATTTATCCCAATTATACTGTATTTCACGgctcttttattttttaattaataatTCTCTTTCATTCTCTTTTTTAGGGAGGTGCCCAAATAAACGAGGTAAGTTCTTCTACAATACTGCAATTTTTTCACAGCCTCATGTAGAGATACTAGTAGACACGAACTCTAGGTTTCCTCATAGACACCTGTGAAATCATTCCTCCTCTTTCCTTCCCCTCACTCGTCTGTAATGTCGTCCAGTCCAGGACATTACTGTTACTGTATGAGTCTGACAACCTAAACTTTCAGTAATTTGTCCTTTCTCATTTCTCAGGTGAGAACAGCTGTGGTAAGTACATTTTATACTTGATTTCAGCCTCTTGATTGATCTTATTATTGACTATATCATTAGGTTTTAATACTGTCTGTGCATTTCTCCAGGTTTACTGGTACAAACCTATACCCGCTGTGATACCTGCCTCAAGGAGAAGATCATCTGTGCCGGAGGAAATTCAGAAAATCAAGGTAATTTAAaaaaatcgatttttttttttgAGCCAGAGAAAATacataggccccaattcatcaaagaaATCTTACCAGAATTCTGGCGGAAATtgcttttgaaaagttgcaaaaattttAAGCAATTGAACGTTGCATAAAAATGttatgacttttggcattttcatctCAGTTCCTCCCAGATCCTCCAGAATGTTGAAGCTGGGGCAGGACGGGGGTTTGATGCCACAGATCACCTAATCGATGACTAACTGTGGTGTTCATTACGTCAGACATGTTACTCCAGTCCATGACTAGAGTAAGGTTTGTGGCGAGGTGACCAGAGGCACACCCCActcgtcagacgctcctgattcattagtAGACATGCAGCTCTTAATGAATGAGGCGCGTCCGACCCCTATAAGCGCCCTCCTTGATGAGTCGGAGCCATTGTTATTTATGTAAATTATACTTGTGAAATATTTTCACTGTGCTCTGCGGAGAGAAAGCTGTGACCACTGACTGGTACTCACATATATATAGTATACTTGTATGTTGGACACACATTGTGGTTGTCACTTTCTGGGGTCTCTGCGGCTCGCATATATTTATAGTGTGTGACACCCCAGATATAATGCCTGTACTAATTAGAGTCAGTAATAAATATTATCTGGAGAGCTGATGGATCCAGTAGCAGGATGGAGAGAATACTCCAATATATGACGCCCATTACAGTTCAGGTCATTGGTGTAAGCGCAATCTTTCGCGAGAGCTTAGATATTATAATAATGTACTTGTGAGAAGAAGAAATGACAACTTTCCTCTGACGGGATGATGGGATTTATTGTATGATGTCTCCTCTCTTCACAGAGTACTTCGACAGATGCACCTGTttgtgctttgaaaagaaatgtaccgGTAAAGTATCATCCTATGTCCTATATATACATCTTTATACCCTGTGTGCACaagtattaggcaatttgtatttctgATTAATTTTCTAATGCAACAACTACAGCGCTGTCGGTCAAAACAAAAGGTTATTAAACCTGAAGCCTGAATATATAAGAAAAGTGAAGATTTGTCTTTCTTAGATGaatatctatgtgtgcagaattattaggcaactatgAAATATCAGTGAGCAATATAGCCCCTATTCCTTATAATAACTGCCAGAAGCCGTCCTTCTATGGGGTCTGTCGGTTTCTTCATCTGTTGATGATCAACCTTTtcggcagcaccaaccacagcctcgcAGATACTGGTCAGAGAGGCTGTACTGGTTTCCTTTACAGCAAATCTCCCATTTAGGAAGGGCTCACAAGTTCTcagtagggtttaggtcaggtgaggaagggggCCATGTCATATTTCTTCAATCTTTAAGGACTTTCCTGGCAGCCATGAAGTGGAGGACTTTGATGCATGCGATGAAGCCTTGtcctgaataaaaatcatggttttcttgaaagatgcagagttTTGCCTGTactactgcttgaagaaagtgtcttataAAAACTGgaagtaggtttgggagttgattttgagcCCCTCTTCATTCTGAAAAAGTCCAACTGTCTCATCTTTAGTAATACCAACCCATAGCAGTTCCTCACCTCAAATTTTCTGGCAtctgagttaggccgggatcacacatacgcgagatacggccgagtctcgtaggtgaaatccctcctctggcgcaggcactctggagcggagcgtgcagctccatgtgttgctgtgcggctgcacgctccgctccggagtgccagcgccagagctgggttttcacctgcgagactcggctgtatctcgcgtatgtgtgatcccggccttaaagtaAATGTCTGTGTCGGTTGCTAATCAAGACACATGCCTATCCATCTGCTCCTTCAAGAGTCACACCCatatcatcagtccataaaacctttggaaaatctgtcttcagatatttcttatcCTGGTCTTGACGTTTCCACTTGTGTCTTGTGCAGTAGTGATCAGGTTTTAGCCtcacttaccttggccatgtcactgagcactgaacaccttgagcTTTGCCCTCCCGTGaggtgcagttctggaatatgacagccatGGAGGATAATTGGTTCCTGGTTGCTTCGTGTTTTATTCTTCTCAAACCTTTGgcaataagggctcatactcacttgcgcgggactcggatgagtctcgcacggcaatacccggcactgcacctggcacagaggagcagagcatgcggctgcatgtattcctatgcggccgcacgctccaatctgaatgcgggcagcagagccgggtattgccgtgcgagactcatccaagtctcGTGCAAGTGAATATGAGCCCTTAGTCTGTGTCTTTTTTTCTCTCAACACATTTTCAGCAACACTATTGACTATTTGcgacaaaacttttgatggttctatGATCACTCATCAATATTTTAGCAATTTtaagagtgctgcatccctctgtaagacttttaATTAACTTTTTTGTACCATTTTGCCTGagaaaaacaagctgcctaataattatgcacacctTAATAGAGGGGATTTATATCATTAGCCCACATCCTCCGTCATTACACATCACCAGATCTGCTTCAGATTTAGTGACGTAACTAGAGTTTGATGGGCCTTAGGGCAAAATTTGTACCTGGGACCCCAACTGCTTGTTCCTCATTCTAGCTCCTGTATCTAATAATGCCTCCCTATGATAGGACCATTCATGGTAcatgcccccatcctgggcccctacttggaataatgtccctcatcctaggcCCCTTTCTGATATAATGTTCCCCATTCTTTgcccctttcagtaataatgttccccatccagggcactttctataataatgtcctccacaCTGGTGTTATTATGAACATAACACACACTTTCACTGGTAAAAAAGGGAAGACCTACTGCAGGGAGAGGTTGCACCCACACCAAACTGGTCTTTGTATAGACTAGAAAGACCTTAGCTGCACCACTCAGAAACATCACCTCAgacctggctccctaaaaggcCATCAAGGGGTTTCTCATACCTCCTGAAGAACCAGAGGGGAGGCCGCAACATACTACCAACAAGAGGAGAGGAAAGTGTGCAGATATGAAAACCCAGGGTGAGAAAATGAAAAAAGTTCATATAAGGCAGAGAGGGAAAGCTAAGGAGAGCAAATAGTAAAAGAATCCCCAAACTGAGCCATGACAACTGGCCCCGCTATATAACACTGAACCTCATCCTGGGCCCCACCCAAAAACAATGTCCTTAATCCTGGGCTCTTTTGTGGTATAATGTTccacatcctgggcctcttccagtaTTTTATGTGTTCTACACTTATCACACACATTAAAAAGCAAAAGTCCTCTTCCATGGGCCAAATCGGGGCCCGGCAACCGATTCCTGCGTGTCGGCATATGACATCACTACTTTGCACTGGCCGTGACGGTCACAATGACGTTAGCTATTGGCTTGTGATTAGCCTGCGGTGTATATTGCGGTGTATGGTGGCAGGTGTTTACACATTTCAGCTAAATGTATGTCCGAGGATTCAAAACCAAGTTAGGTAGGCACTGGCGTGGTTCTTATGACCTTGTAATAATTGTGCCCACAGTGTAGCAAACCAAAAGACCCACAGCACTCACTATATATTACAGTCTCAGGAGACTTCCAATAGGCCAGAGATCATAGCAGACAATCTTGAAATGTCTGGATATGATTCAGAATAATTACATTTCTACAGGTTCTATAAGCAGAATATAAGGGTCAGCATGTCGCCCATGTGCTGGTGACTGAGGTGGGGGGTTTACACATCAGGACATTATTATACTTATTTTAATCTAATAGAACATGTTTAATGCAAAGTTCATATTTAAttgatttctttttttattatcaGATTTGAAAACTGGATTTTTTTGCTCTCCGTGCAGAAACCATGAAAAACATCTTTCTGACACTATAAACTGTGGAGGTGAGTAGATCCTTTAATGTGGCCAGTTACTTTTAGGTGTAGGCTCCAAATTATCAAAGTGTTTCAGTCAGAAATCTAgtgtaaaaaactgaaaaaaagtcgCAAAATGCACCATGCgaggttgtgcaaaaatgttgcaagTTTTGGCAATGTCCTGCCAGATTCAACCAGCTCCTCTAAAATGGACAGAACTAGGGTGGGATATGGGTAGGACGGTGTTTGCTATATTCCTCAACATGAAATTTGGAAGGAGCTGTGTCATGAGACAATACCTTCAAACATGGAGCTATACTTTCAACACAGTTTCCATAAATCAATGGTATAGGCAATTCTCAGAAATGCTGTAATATACCTTATCAGAGAAAACTGCTTCTTTCCTACTTATAGGAAGAGTGAGGAGCAGGGAGAGAAGACAGGTAGAGGTAGACACAGAACCATTGTGCTGAGCTTTCTATCAAGTCTTTTACCTCACATTAGAGCCTGATTCACATCCATACAGTTTAGTATTGCATGCTAAGTTCATACATGATCTTCCTCCTTCCTACTGTGCTCAATAAAAAGTGGAGAGCAGCAATACATCTCTCTGTCTCTGTGTGCtatgctgtatataggagagctAACCGCACCTAGTTGTCTCTCACCAGCTCAGAGTGGATAGCAGACTAAGGCCGGGTGCACAcctagtctcctcccaccagctcagagtggATAGCAGACAAAGGCCGGGTGCACACCTAGTCTCCTACCAGCCCACAGTGGATAGCAGACTAAGGTCAGGTGCACACCTAGTCTCCTCCCACCCGCTCAGAGTGGATAGCAGACAAAGGCCGGGTGCACACCTAGTCTCCTCCTACCAGCCCACAGTGGATAGCAGACTAAGGTCAGGTGCACACCTAGTCTCCTCCCACAAGCACAGAGTGGATAGCAGACTAAGGCTGCATGCACATCTAGTCTCCTACCACCAGCTCAGAGTGGATAGCAGACTAAGCCTGAGTGCACATGATCCAGAATTAGCAGCACACGTTTGCTGCGTTCAAAACGCTGCCTGCTATTGAACCCAGGTGAATTTGCATGTGCTCCCTGAATCATGCAGATTCAgcacattctattggtgaaatttctaaAGATAAATAGAGATGCTGCTGTCTGAACAGATGCGCCGCATGTCAGACTCCACGGGTGAGCCGCTGgcatctgtggacgcatagtggacatgggatttcaagaaatcccacccACTATGCTGTGACAGCTGACCGCTgtgtctacgcagcgtcaaacccgcagcaactcCGGATTGTGGGCACATGCCCTTAAATATAGAGCCTGTAAAGTAGACAGTTTGTGACAAATGCAGGGTGCAAGTCATATAATATCCAAATTTAATGTTACTCTTTCagtttattctgaaaagttccATGAAAGTATGTTGATCCTTTCTTTTAAATGCTTTAAGTACAGGGAAAGAATAGCTAGACAATTTCTTATGTaacattttttgttacttttttatttAGAGAGAAATATAGAAGTTCCAGAGGATGAAGATCTAATCCTGGACTGTAAATTTAAATGGCATGCCAGGCTGGAGGAGTCACATAAAACCAAGTTCACTAATGTAAGTATAAGGCAGATTATCTAAATGATATGGTTAAAAATCATAGATAAAATTATAATGATTTTATCATTATACATAGGACCATAACATTTTGGCATTAATTGCCACATTGATAATAACAATCTAGAAATAATCTTAATGGTAAATCATTGTGACTTCTAAGACTCTGACATTTATCTTTCCAGCTTATGCCCGTCCGTCTCCCATTTCCACAGTTGATCGAACTTGAATCAAAAGTCATCGAGGAGCCCTATGTAGAGATGAAGGGCGTGCAGATGATTGACGCCGGCATGTACCAGTGCGCCACCACTCTGGTAACTGATGTGCCAGTCAGtaaaatcatgtatcatgtgaAAGGTAAGGACACATCACTGAAGAAGGTAGCAAAATAGGGAactttaaaacataacatttaacgGTAATTATTAAAATATAGACACAACAAATATAAAATCAAAACCCCCAAAGAGGCAGCAAAGAGTAAATCTGCTCAATCAGGGGACCGATTGTCTATCATAAGCTACCAATACCAGTACCGCTGGCAATGCAGTAAAATAGACCTAATGAGACATAAGAAGCCTGAGGACATGCCTGTACCACTAACACTCTGCCAACTATGCTCCAAAAGTACAACAGAGATCCATATAGTGAAAATAGGAACAATCCCACCCAATAGCAGTAGATGGCAGGATCTCCGATATGGAGCTGAAGGCACTAGACCATAAACGCCAGCATCCATGCCAGAAGAAGGAATCATTATGCTATTCCAGAAAGGGACCGCCTTCCTACTTCTGGCATGGATGCCTGCGTTTATGGTCTAGTGCCTTCAGCTCCTGAACTTGTTACATACAAGGAGACCCAAAGTAGGAGGTACAATTGCATCCtatgtcgggaaagggttaatgTCCTAGTCTTTAGATGGAATAAACTAATAaagatttttgttattttagttATCACAGGACCTGGAAGGACGACCCGAAAATTCAAGCCTCGTCCTACACTACCTCATATGCTGGACCTCACTAAGCCTGAGCCGACTTTTCTGAAGGACATGACAGCTGACAAAAAACCCCTGATAATATTCTTGGCGGTCAGCTTCATCATCATCATATTGTTTGCAGTGATATGGTATGTATCCTTTATACTCAACAAATAATAATTCTGTATTTGTGAGAGAGATCTTAGAGCTACATGTGAATAGGTGATATAACAAAGTGTGTACTTTTTTTTCAGCTTTTACACCTGCAAAAAGCTGTTTATAAAAAGGAAACAGCAAACGGCTCTGGAAGAAGACCCCGGACAGGAAGCAGAAAGTCTAAAGAGATTCAATCAAACTGTGTGATCAGAACACAAAAAAGACCAATATTCCCAAAGACTATTCTTTCTGTAATTACACCCAAAAAATCTCCCCCCAAATTTTCCCAATCCTATCCCAAAAGAAGAAAACAATCTTTCTTTTCCCTATTCccctgtaaataaataattgaacATCTAATGACTGCGGCATTTCTGTTCCATTAGATTCTGGATGATTTACACGGGCAGAAAAGCAATAATGGGCACAGTACGATCACTAATACAACTGTTCTGTCTCCATACACAGCACATGTTATCGGTAACACATCAGCTGGTTACACGGGGCGAAGTGCGGCAGATAGCAAGGATTTCTATACACAACTGTTCTGTCTCCATACACAGCACGTTATCAGTAACACATCAGCTGGTTACACGGGGCGATGTGCGGCAGATAGCAAGGATTTCTATACACAACTGTTCT
This window harbors:
- the LOC143770084 gene encoding izumo sperm-egg fusion protein 1-like isoform X2; this translates as MSGFIQTKMWLFLLMTSFFIGPSLGCIECDRRGEKALEKFQIYINSQVNENIDEFVTIKRYAKSAERAVVQYLEDDVLMLDSIAISDIASEYKRCVDLIEESDFTGRCPNKRGENSCGLLVQTYTRCDTCLKEKIICAGGNSENQEYFDRCTCLCFEKKCTDLKTGFFCSPCRNHEKHLSDTINCGERNIEVPEDEDLILDCKFKWHARLEESHKTKFTNLMPVRLPFPQLIELESKVIEEPYVEMKGVQMIDAGMYQCATTLVTDVPVSKIMYHVKVITGPGRTTRKFKPRPTLPHMLDLTKPEPTFLKDMTADKKPLIIFLAVSFIIIILFAVICFYTCKKLFIKRKQQTALEEDPGQEAESLKRFNQTV
- the LOC143770084 gene encoding izumo sperm-egg fusion protein 1-like isoform X1; protein product: MSGFIQTKMWLFLLMTSFFIGPSLGCIECDRRGEKALEKFQIYINSQVNENIDEFVTIKRYAKSAERAVVQYLEDDVLMLDSIAISDIASEYKRCVDLIEESDFTGAQLLQTVGLHFHRLLEKVRNIVAESSIRRCPNKRGENSCGLLVQTYTRCDTCLKEKIICAGGNSENQEYFDRCTCLCFEKKCTDLKTGFFCSPCRNHEKHLSDTINCGERNIEVPEDEDLILDCKFKWHARLEESHKTKFTNLMPVRLPFPQLIELESKVIEEPYVEMKGVQMIDAGMYQCATTLVTDVPVSKIMYHVKVITGPGRTTRKFKPRPTLPHMLDLTKPEPTFLKDMTADKKPLIIFLAVSFIIIILFAVICFYTCKKLFIKRKQQTALEEDPGQEAESLKRFNQTV